One Cupriavidus taiwanensis DNA window includes the following coding sequences:
- the tssG gene encoding type VI secretion system baseplate subunit TssG: protein MRTPQRRIDPGVIRTLLRQPYRYEFFQAVRLLELHYAREGAGTPEQVLATRVAFRNTLSLSFPPSELQSIEPATALNGALESEEAFAQALADGALDHVSITPTFFGMLGAQGALPLHYTEIVAERETLRRDRAARAFFDIFSNRATALFYQAWKKYRLPFQHEVDRNRHYLPLLLSLAGMADKSMRRSLSGTAGVVHDEALAGYATAARHRPVSAAYLQQVLSDYFQAEVRVEQFVGGWYQVPPSQYSRLGGTNNLLGATALAGARVWQRDLRVRIWMGPLGREQYRNFLPGAEGALALRKMVTVLCGATLEYEVGLILRASDVSGCELGAQGSGRLGWDTFLSTRPARQDRSDARYTLAPVH, encoded by the coding sequence ATGCGCACCCCGCAGCGGCGAATCGATCCTGGTGTAATCCGCACGCTGCTGCGGCAACCCTACCGCTATGAGTTCTTCCAGGCGGTGCGGCTGCTCGAGCTCCACTATGCGCGCGAAGGTGCCGGCACACCGGAACAGGTGCTGGCCACGCGCGTCGCCTTCCGCAATACCTTGTCGCTGTCGTTCCCGCCGAGCGAACTGCAATCCATCGAGCCCGCCACCGCGCTGAACGGGGCGCTTGAAAGCGAAGAAGCGTTCGCGCAGGCGCTGGCCGACGGTGCGCTCGACCACGTGTCGATCACGCCTACCTTCTTCGGCATGCTCGGCGCGCAGGGCGCGTTGCCGCTGCACTACACCGAGATCGTGGCGGAGCGCGAAACCCTGCGCCGCGACCGCGCGGCACGCGCCTTCTTCGACATCTTCTCCAATCGCGCCACGGCGTTGTTCTACCAGGCGTGGAAGAAGTACCGGCTGCCGTTCCAGCATGAGGTCGACCGCAACCGGCATTACCTGCCACTGCTGCTGTCGCTGGCCGGGATGGCGGACAAGTCCATGCGGCGCAGCTTGTCAGGCACGGCCGGCGTCGTGCATGACGAAGCGCTGGCCGGGTATGCCACCGCCGCGCGCCACCGGCCGGTATCGGCGGCGTATCTGCAGCAGGTGCTGTCCGACTACTTCCAGGCCGAGGTGCGCGTGGAGCAGTTCGTCGGCGGTTGGTACCAGGTGCCGCCGTCGCAGTATTCGCGGCTCGGCGGCACCAACAACCTGCTGGGCGCCACAGCTCTGGCCGGGGCCCGCGTCTGGCAACGGGACCTGCGCGTGCGCATCTGGATGGGGCCGCTGGGGCGCGAGCAGTATCGCAATTTCCTGCCTGGTGCCGAAGGCGCGCTGGCCCTGCGCAAGATGGTGACCGTGCTGTGCGGCGCGACGCTGGAGTACGAAGTGGGCCTGATCTTGCGCGCAAGCGATGTATCCGGCTGCGAGCTTGGTGCGCAAGGCAGCGGCAGGCTCGGCTGGGATACCTTCCTCAGCACCAGGCCGGCCCGCCAGGACCGCAGCGATGCCCGCTACACGCTTGCGCCCGTGCACTGA
- the tssE gene encoding type VI secretion system baseplate subunit TssE, which produces MKGFEPSLLDKLFDDEPHAPLPSALRQLSLEELKATVARDIESLLNTRIVHEDADFNGLPECRRSLLTYGLNDFAGLSLASFDDRQYICQSLRNAIERHEPRLQNVNVALSVNERATSVLCFGISAVLLVGPAREPVSFDAMLQPSTLQYSVTRGRG; this is translated from the coding sequence ATGAAAGGCTTTGAGCCCAGCCTGCTCGACAAGCTCTTCGACGACGAGCCGCACGCGCCGCTGCCCAGCGCGCTGCGGCAATTGTCGCTGGAGGAGCTGAAGGCGACGGTCGCCCGCGACATCGAGTCGCTGCTGAACACGCGCATCGTCCATGAGGATGCCGATTTCAACGGCTTGCCCGAATGCCGCCGCTCGCTGCTGACCTATGGGCTGAATGACTTCGCGGGGCTGAGCCTGGCCAGCTTCGATGATCGACAGTACATCTGCCAGTCGCTGCGCAATGCGATCGAGCGCCATGAGCCGCGGTTGCAGAACGTCAACGTCGCGCTGTCGGTCAACGAGCGGGCCACCAGCGTGCTGTGCTTTGGCATCAGCGCGGTACTGCTGGTGGGGCCCGCGCGCGAGCCGGTCAGCTTCGATGCCATGCTGCAGCCATCGACGCTGCAGTATTCGGTTACGCGAGGGCGTGGCTGA
- the tssF gene encoding type VI secretion system baseplate subunit TssF, with protein MEDLLPYYERELAFLRRYSRDFAERYPKIAARLAMSADGCDDPHVERMIESFAFLSARISKKLDDEYPEFTEALLEVLYPHYLSPFPSCSIAHFDVAGMAAQLSAPVKVPRGTLLTTRPVRKVECRFRTAYDVTFLPLRVAAAGFERAVSAPSTVNLPKGATGAISIELEYLGEQGGFDALGRQAVRVYLDGEPSFVAALGDALFLHVAAAYVEERPGVWKRLQRVPLQEVGFGADEALIDTPARSHPAYRLLSEHFGFAEKFNFFDIDLDPVQRALLPGAATRRVTLHLVLTDVRSDSNTARLLEGLGAAHLRLHCTPVVNLFRQKADPIRIEHTATAYPVVADSRRAHGFEIYSIDQVQLVRETAASQDVVEFRPFYSLHHGEDPGRAGHYWIARRNALVAERSPGFETEISIVDSDFDPASPRTETLSLSVTCTNRDLPALLAFGQPDGDLAMEGSSIARRISFLRKPTPSMRLSSGRSSQWRLVSLLALNHLSLVQNGLATLKEMLRLHDLPRSAISARQIEGIVGLDYKPATQWLAGKPFATFVRGLEIQLTLDEDAFVGTGLHRFVRVMDHFFGLYVHMNSFVQLVAVSRRGGKELARCAPRSGESILV; from the coding sequence ATGGAAGACTTGCTGCCATATTACGAACGCGAACTGGCCTTTCTGCGCCGGTATTCGCGCGACTTTGCCGAGCGCTATCCCAAGATCGCGGCGCGCCTGGCAATGTCGGCCGATGGCTGCGACGACCCGCACGTCGAGCGGATGATCGAATCGTTCGCCTTCCTGTCTGCCCGCATCAGCAAGAAGCTCGACGACGAATACCCCGAATTTACCGAAGCGCTGCTGGAGGTGCTGTACCCGCACTACCTGAGCCCGTTCCCGTCCTGCTCGATCGCACATTTCGACGTGGCCGGCATGGCCGCGCAACTGAGTGCGCCGGTCAAGGTGCCGCGCGGCACGTTGCTGACGACACGACCGGTGCGCAAGGTGGAATGCCGTTTCCGCACCGCCTATGACGTGACCTTCCTGCCGTTGCGGGTGGCTGCGGCCGGCTTTGAACGGGCCGTGTCTGCGCCGTCGACGGTCAACCTGCCGAAAGGCGCCACCGGCGCGATCTCGATCGAGCTGGAGTACCTGGGCGAGCAGGGCGGCTTCGATGCGCTCGGCCGCCAGGCGGTGCGCGTGTACCTGGATGGCGAGCCGTCGTTTGTGGCAGCGCTGGGCGACGCGCTGTTCCTGCACGTGGCCGCTGCGTATGTGGAAGAGCGCCCGGGTGTGTGGAAGCGCCTGCAGCGCGTGCCGCTGCAGGAAGTCGGCTTTGGCGCGGACGAGGCGCTGATCGACACCCCGGCACGTTCGCATCCTGCATACCGCCTGCTGAGCGAGCACTTCGGCTTCGCCGAGAAATTCAATTTCTTCGATATCGACCTCGACCCGGTTCAGCGGGCGCTGTTGCCCGGCGCCGCCACGCGCCGCGTGACCCTGCACCTGGTGCTGACCGATGTGCGCAGCGACAGCAACACCGCGCGCCTGCTCGAAGGGCTTGGCGCGGCGCACCTGCGCCTGCACTGCACGCCGGTGGTCAACCTGTTCCGGCAGAAGGCCGACCCGATCCGCATCGAGCATACCGCCACCGCATACCCCGTGGTGGCCGACAGCCGGCGCGCTCATGGCTTCGAGATCTATTCGATCGACCAGGTGCAACTGGTGCGTGAAACCGCCGCCAGCCAGGACGTGGTGGAATTCCGGCCGTTCTATTCGCTGCACCACGGCGAAGATCCGGGCCGCGCCGGCCATTACTGGATTGCCCGCCGCAACGCCCTGGTAGCGGAACGCAGCCCGGGCTTCGAGACCGAGATTTCGATCGTCGATTCCGACTTCGACCCCGCCAGCCCACGCACCGAAACACTGAGCCTCAGTGTGACCTGCACCAACCGCGACCTGCCCGCGCTGCTGGCGTTTGGCCAGCCGGATGGCGACCTGGCCATGGAGGGCAGTTCGATCGCGCGGCGCATCAGCTTCCTGCGCAAGCCCACGCCGTCGATGCGGCTGAGCAGCGGGCGCTCGTCGCAATGGCGGCTGGTTTCGCTGCTGGCGCTGAACCACCTGTCCCTCGTGCAGAACGGCCTGGCGACGCTCAAGGAGATGCTGCGCCTGCATGACCTGCCGCGCAGCGCGATTTCGGCGCGGCAGATCGAAGGCATCGTCGGCCTGGACTACAAGCCGGCCACGCAATGGCTGGCCGGCAAGCCCTTTGCCACCTTTGTGCGCGGGCTCGAGATCCAGCTGACGCTGGACGAGGATGCCTTCGTCGGCACCGGCCTGCATCGCTTTGTCCGGGTCATGGACCATTTCTTTGGCCTGTATGTCCACATGAACAGCTTTGTGCAGCTGGTCGCGGTATCGCGCCGCGGCGGCAAGGAACTGGCAAGATGCGCACCCCGCAGCGGCGAATCGATCCTGGTGTAA